One genomic window of Syntrophorhabdaceae bacterium includes the following:
- the pal gene encoding peptidoglycan-associated lipoprotein Pal yields the protein MMKDINFDFDKYNIRSGDAEILKQNAEWFKANQGRKVRIEGNCDERGTVEYNLVLGQKRADSTKSYLMNLGVDGKVLDTVSYGKERPVCTDHNEACWAQNRRAHFEPAK from the coding sequence ATGATGAAAGACATTAATTTCGATTTCGACAAGTACAACATCAGGTCGGGAGACGCGGAGATCCTGAAGCAGAACGCGGAGTGGTTCAAGGCCAACCAGGGCAGAAAAGTTCGCATCGAAGGTAACTGCGACGAGCGCGGAACAGTTGAGTACAACCTCGTGCTGGGCCAGAAGAGGGCAGATTCCACGAAATCGTACCTCATGAACCTCGGCGTGGACGGCAAGGTTCTCGACACGGTGAGCTACGGAAAAGAAAGGCCGGTATGTACGGATCACAATGAGGCATGCTGGGCACAGAACAGAAGAGCCCACTTCGAACCCGCAAAATAA